Proteins encoded by one window of Salmonirosea aquatica:
- a CDS encoding DMT family transporter produces MSSSPPLRSYLQLHFLVLIWGFTAILGLLVTIAPTALVLYRTFFAALGLALVVYLRKKSFRVGRGQAIRMMGVGILLSTHWILFFASARVSTASVCLAGMSTTSLWTSLVEPLVNRQRVRPLEVLLGLLAVAGLYIVFRFEFNHALGLILALGSAFLAALFTVANSHFVKRHDAFVITFYEMVGASICSLFFVIVFQTYDLNNALPLWPASADWLWILILAGVCTVYAYSMGTQLMKQFSAYMLNLTVNLEPVYGIALAFVIFGEKERMTPGFYLGTLVILLAVLAYPLLQRRQPMAG; encoded by the coding sequence ATGAGTTCGTCGCCCCCGCTGCGCTCCTACCTGCAACTGCATTTCCTGGTGCTGATCTGGGGTTTTACCGCCATCCTGGGACTATTGGTGACTATTGCTCCCACTGCTTTGGTCCTCTACCGTACCTTTTTTGCGGCTCTGGGATTAGCGTTGGTAGTCTATCTGCGTAAAAAGAGTTTCCGTGTCGGACGCGGTCAGGCCATTCGCATGATGGGGGTGGGGATTCTGCTCTCTACCCACTGGATTTTGTTTTTCGCTTCGGCGCGGGTTTCCACAGCATCCGTCTGTTTGGCGGGCATGTCCACTACCTCGCTCTGGACCAGTTTGGTCGAGCCGCTGGTGAACCGACAGCGGGTCAGGCCGCTGGAGGTACTTCTGGGACTGCTGGCAGTGGCAGGACTATACATTGTGTTCCGTTTCGAGTTCAATCATGCCCTGGGTTTGATACTAGCCTTGGGTTCGGCTTTTCTGGCGGCCCTTTTCACCGTGGCCAACAGCCATTTTGTGAAGCGACACGACGCTTTTGTGATTACCTTTTACGAAATGGTGGGAGCAAGCATCTGTTCACTTTTTTTTGTGATTGTTTTTCAAACGTACGACCTGAACAATGCTCTGCCGCTCTGGCCTGCTTCCGCCGACTGGCTATGGATTTTGATTCTGGCGGGGGTATGCACCGTGTATGCCTATTCTATGGGTACCCAGCTGATGAAGCAGTTTTCGGCGTATATGCTCAACCTCACTGTGAACCTCGAGCCCGTGTACGGTATTGCGCTGGCCTTCGTCATTTTCGGGGAGAAAGAGCGCATGACGCCTGGCTTTTATCTGGGTACCCTGGTGATTCTGCTGGCGGTTCTGGCTTATCCCCTTTTGCAGAGGCGCCAGCCCATGGCGGGTTAA
- a CDS encoding glycosyltransferase family 2 protein, giving the protein MNPARLLLVLPCYNEEAILHHTYGTLKGYYAGIKASGLIHEDSRICFVNDGSRDRTWTMIEEISQADPTVIGVKLSRNFGHQSAILAGLEHHVDDFDCFITLDADLQDDIHAMTAMLEKHREGAMIVYGVRNDRTSDSWFKRVTAESFYTIMQKMGVPVVFNHADFRLMDRRVLRELGNFREINLFLRGIVPLVGFQSEKVFYKRLDRMAGETKYPVRKMVLFAWNGITSFSTFPMRLVLYFGFFNFLVAMVIFAYILGSYLFGFTVPGWTSTMLPITFFSGSNMMALGLIGEYIGKIYEEVKARPRYIIEKIVHE; this is encoded by the coding sequence ATGAATCCAGCACGCCTGCTGCTCGTACTACCCTGCTACAACGAAGAAGCCATTCTGCACCACACCTATGGTACGCTGAAAGGCTATTATGCGGGTATCAAAGCAAGCGGACTCATTCACGAAGATAGCAGAATATGCTTCGTCAATGACGGCAGCCGCGACCGTACCTGGACCATGATTGAAGAGATTTCGCAAGCCGATCCCACCGTTATTGGCGTCAAGCTCTCCCGCAATTTTGGTCATCAAAGCGCAATCCTGGCCGGACTGGAACACCATGTGGACGATTTCGACTGCTTCATCACCCTCGACGCCGATTTGCAGGACGACATCCACGCCATGACCGCCATGCTCGAAAAACATCGCGAGGGCGCGATGATCGTGTACGGCGTCCGCAACGACCGGACCTCCGACAGTTGGTTCAAGCGCGTGACGGCCGAGAGTTTCTACACGATCATGCAGAAAATGGGCGTTCCGGTGGTGTTCAACCACGCCGATTTCCGGCTCATGGATCGCCGGGTACTGCGGGAGTTGGGGAATTTCCGGGAAATCAACCTCTTCCTACGGGGCATCGTGCCTTTGGTAGGTTTTCAGAGTGAGAAGGTTTTTTATAAGCGGCTGGACCGGATGGCAGGCGAGACCAAGTACCCCGTCAGGAAAATGGTTCTGTTCGCCTGGAACGGCATCACGTCATTCTCCACCTTTCCCATGCGGCTGGTGCTGTACTTTGGTTTTTTCAATTTTCTGGTAGCCATGGTTATTTTTGCCTATATCCTGGGTTCCTACCTTTTTGGCTTTACCGTACCCGGCTGGACTTCCACCATGCTCCCGATTACTTTTTTTAGCGGCTCCAATATGATGGCGCTGGGGCTGATTGGGGAATATATCGGCAAAATCTACGAGGAAGTAAAAGCCCGGCCCCGCTATATTATTGAAAAAATAGTGCATGAATAA
- a CDS encoding DUF6056 family protein: MNNLIRIYRTVGNTINIALLAGVLLPLIALSFYNHPSPADDYGYIDTVFKYGWLEAMHYYYTGWTGRYFGIFLNHTNPLLFHSVEGFKVLPVLVILGLVAILYGLARQLTPTLSWRAHLGFAGVLFFLYILKLPSVAEAFYWMAAFVTFSVPAIMTFGWIILTIRWYRLETKRLQILTTVFAGFLVFAIIGSSEPSLLTILILIAGLWGYRLLFHKKVDGFMIGMLVAAAIGCFFYFRAPGLTVRIGGNPLSGNIPKSMLNAFKTLTLLTVDWLTTTPILLFTVVWFIVLSRIVPQARAYFAVPFWYVSLLFLGVLAAQLFTPYYGIGIDPTAREVNYVYLFFLVGWFYVAGVLFHEVNSQFTLPHIPRLPQGIILTILAFWIVFDVYENANIRMVYKDWLSGKAATYNAKMYQRYELIKNSPTPVVYLPEIKDPPQSLFVDDIKEDKNHWWNKLMAGYFGKEAIYLKKADHD; the protein is encoded by the coding sequence ATGAATAATCTTATCAGAATTTACCGGACGGTCGGCAACACAATTAATATAGCCTTACTGGCTGGTGTACTGCTGCCATTGATCGCCCTATCTTTTTACAACCACCCTTCCCCCGCCGATGACTACGGCTACATCGACACGGTGTTCAAATACGGCTGGCTGGAAGCCATGCATTACTACTACACGGGCTGGACAGGCCGGTATTTTGGTATTTTCCTAAATCATACAAACCCTCTTCTTTTCCATTCCGTTGAGGGCTTCAAGGTACTGCCCGTTCTGGTTATCTTGGGCCTGGTGGCGATCCTGTACGGGTTGGCTCGTCAGTTGACCCCCACCCTGTCGTGGCGGGCACATCTGGGTTTTGCGGGGGTACTTTTTTTTCTATATATCCTCAAATTGCCCAGCGTCGCCGAAGCTTTCTACTGGATGGCGGCTTTCGTGACCTTCTCGGTTCCGGCCATCATGACCTTTGGCTGGATTATCTTGACAATTCGTTGGTATCGCCTCGAAACCAAACGACTCCAAATCCTCACCACTGTTTTTGCTGGTTTTTTGGTATTTGCTATCATAGGCAGCAGTGAGCCCAGCCTCCTTACGATTCTTATTCTGATCGCAGGTCTTTGGGGATACCGCCTTCTGTTTCATAAAAAGGTCGACGGGTTCATGATCGGGATGCTGGTGGCAGCGGCCATAGGCTGTTTTTTCTATTTCAGAGCCCCAGGCCTTACCGTCCGCATCGGGGGCAATCCTCTAAGTGGAAACATTCCTAAGTCGATGCTGAACGCTTTCAAAACCCTCACCCTACTCACTGTCGACTGGCTCACTACCACTCCAATCCTGCTGTTCACGGTCGTGTGGTTCATTGTACTTTCGCGCATTGTGCCGCAAGCCCGCGCCTATTTTGCAGTTCCCTTCTGGTACGTTTCTCTGCTATTCCTAGGTGTGTTGGCCGCTCAGCTCTTTACGCCTTACTATGGCATTGGCATCGATCCTACGGCACGGGAGGTCAACTACGTGTATTTATTTTTTCTGGTAGGCTGGTTTTATGTAGCAGGCGTGCTTTTTCACGAAGTCAACAGCCAGTTCACCCTACCTCATATTCCCCGGTTACCCCAAGGCATAATCCTGACAATTCTGGCGTTCTGGATTGTTTTTGATGTTTACGAAAATGCCAACATCCGCATGGTGTATAAGGACTGGCTGAGCGGCAAAGCGGCTACCTACAACGCCAAAATGTACCAGCGGTATGAGCTGATTAAAAATTCGCCAACTCCGGTGGTGTACCTACCCGAAATAAAAGATCCGCCCCAATCCCTGTTCGTGGACGACATCAAAGAAGATAAGAACCACTGGTGGAATAAGCTGATGGCCGGGTACTTCGGCAAGGAGGCGATCTACCTTAAAAAAGCAGATCATGACTGA